A single genomic interval of Osmerus eperlanus chromosome 14, fOsmEpe2.1, whole genome shotgun sequence harbors:
- the LOC134034343 gene encoding cytochrome P450 2U1: MLVEDLQRTSLLSHIILALTVFVAVYCVYAFHKRQDYSNIPPGPKPWPIVGNLGGFLIPSFVSKRFAGKHDVNVPKKTIMSPQVGFMEQAKVYGNMYSIFVGSQLVVVLNGYDVVRDALSNHADVFSDRPDIPAISIMTKRKGIVFAPYGPVWRQQRKFCHTKLRSFGFGTLSLEPSILQGLAMVKSELLRLNDGYEGVDLTPMISNAVSNVICSVSLGQRFHHEDQEFRMLLDLMARGLEISVNSAAVLINVFPFLYHFPFGVFRELRRVESDITAFLKNIIVRHKETLDPANPRDLIDMYLVEIQAQESSGERETSFSEDYLFYIIGDLFIAGTDTTTNSILWILLYMVLYPEVQERVQAEMDQVLGPGRPPSLSDRGRLPYTEATIMEVQRMTVVVPLAIPHMASHTTEFRGYTIPKGTVIVPNLWSVHRDPAVWDQPDLFNPGRFLDDQGRLHRTEHFMPFGIGRRVCMGEQLAKMELFLMITSLLQAFRFSLPPGKPPPSLDGRFGLTLAPGPYTVCVAPRH; encoded by the exons ATGCTTGTGGAAGATCTACAGCGTACGTCGCTGTTATCGCACATCATTTTGGCCTTGACTGTCTTTGTTGCCGTGTACTGTGTCTACGCATTTCACAAACGCCAGGATTATTCAAATATCCCACCCGGTCCAAAACCATGGCCGATAGTGGGCAACCTTGGTGGCTTTCTGATACCTTCATTCGTGTCGAAGAGATTCGCAGGCAAACATGATGTAAACGTCCCCAAGAAAACAATAATGTCTCCGCAGGTTGGCTTCATGGAGCAAGCCAAAGTGTATGGGAACATGTACAGTATTTTTGTCGGTAGTCAGCTCGTGGTCGTGCTGAACGGTTATGATGTCGTCAGGGATGCTCTCTCCAACCATGCCGATGTGTTCTCCGACAGACCGGATATCCCCGCCATATCTATAATGACCAAGCGCAAAG GGATAGTTTTCGCACCTTACGGGCCAGTGTGGCGACAACAGCGGAAGTTCTGCCACACCAAGCTCCGGAGCTTCGGCTTCGGCACGCTGAGTTTGGAGCCCAGCATCCTGCAAGGTCTCGCCATGGTCAAATCTGAACTTCTCCGCCTTAACGACGGATACGAGGGCGTGGACTTAACCCCGATGATCAGCAACGCCGTGTCGAACGTTATCTGTTCGGTTAGCCTCGGGCAGCGCTTTCACCACGAGGACCAGGAGTTCCGGATGCTTCTGGACCTGATGGCGCGAGGGCTCGAGATCAGCGTCAACAGTGCCGCCGTTCTCATCAACGTCTTCCCTTTTCTTTACCACTTCCCATTCGGCGTGTTCAGAGAACTACGGCGAGTGGAAAGCGACATAACCGCGTTTCTCAAGAACATCATCGTCAGGCACAAGGAGACACTAGACCCTGCCAACCCACGGGATTTGATAGACATGTACTTGGTGGAGATACAAGCCCAGGAGtcttctggagagagagagactagcttCTCTGAGGACTATCTTTTCTATATCATAGGGGACCTGTTCATAGCAGGCACAGACACCACCACCAACTCCATATTGTGGATCCTGCTCTATATGGTGCTGTACCCGGAAGTTCAAG AGCGGGTGCAGGCAGAGATGGACCAGGTGCTGGGTCCAGGCAGGCCTCCGTCCCTGAGCGACAGGGGCAGGCTGCCCTACACGGAGGCCACCATCATGGAGGTGCAGAGGATGACTGTGGTGGTCCCGCTGGCCATCCCACACATGGCCTCCCACACCACAG agTTCCGAGGTTACACCATCCCCAAGGGGACGGTGATCGTCCCCAACCTGTGGTCGGTGCACAGGGACCCTGCGGTCTGGGACCAGCCTGACCTCTTCAACCCCGGACGCTTCCTGGATGACCAGGGGAGGCTACACAGAACAGAACACTTCATGCCCTTTGGAATAG gccGCAGAGTGTGTATGGGGGAGCAGCTGGCTAAGATGGAGCTGTTCCTGATGatcaccagcctcctccaggcCTTCCGCTTCAGTCTCCCCCCAgggaagccccccccctccctggacgGCCGCTTCGGCCTCAccctggcccccggcccctACACCGTGTGTGTCGCCCCCAGACACTAG